The Tamandua tetradactyla isolate mTamTet1 chromosome 23, mTamTet1.pri, whole genome shotgun sequence genome includes a window with the following:
- the WDR90 gene encoding WD repeat-containing protein 90 isoform X3: MARVWQHPFLNVFRHFKVDEWKRSSKEGDVAAVMDRTLKRRVYRIRGSISAGNYIQLPKTSTQSLGLTGRYLYVLFRPLPTKHFVIHLDVSTEDSQVIRVSFSNLFKEFKSTATWLQFPFICEAQLSRPDLGAAAPPGVRWTCLQLDLLDILLIYLNRRYGHLKGVRLCANLLVRNLYTSDLSFNPAVTVSEARQAKLAITPIPREMAFPVPKGKRWHDHYVHVQFPSDSLKALEPVQKSHAPPEAAFLRLVAASRPVQGGASPQVQVPSSVAPHWGPTPPRPLSGVRRSRKRVEGSGGGGPSVVRVGGRGVHVVSHSPAALEDVAVCKPPGRKQSRQKVVPSKTPSPQTDSLPDPVLRLKSVIGFGGHSTRWALWTEDGATVVYPCHAVIVALHVETREQRFFLGHTDKVSALALDGNSSLLASAQGPPPSVVRLWDFRAGVCLALFQSPVHTLSTLSFSRSGMVLCGTGKDGHGRTMVVAWSTDRAGRGGEVAVLGKAHTDADIQAFQVAFFDETRMVSCGRSSVRLWRLRGTGLRSCPVDLGEHHALDFTGLAFMQSQDGCQEPSTHVLLVCSRSGHILEIDCQRLAVRRARRLLPTRPPGRPHLQKQPFTSGPGVPISSLSVSPGVCAVGSGDGYLRLWPLDFSSVLLEAEHEGPVSSVHVSPDGLRVLSTTTRGHLGFLDVLTCEYNVLVRSHTDTVLAFATEPSRRQLATVSRDSSIRVWDLATLRQLYDFTSSDEAPWAVAFHPSQPILFCGFGGGVMRAFSLEALDVLVEHRCHRGSVTGLAVTPDGRFLFSCCSQGGLAQYDCTHPQCCILHAAGNMVNQEAGPSPSTLTVSGDSRLLAFVGPSKYMVTAVDTASLAELWRVNISTLDPAGSSLGSAMTICFSPTPTSHLLVATSANTVLVLDAELGHIVQELSGIQPTASSLALSEGSCFLLTAGNCAIKVWDYPVQAGSGCQVYIGHSEPVQDVAFTPDQRQVLSVGDAIFLWDVLAIPKGTPEGSIHSSAGAPPTDEAAPCRASPVSLGHTEHVAPPSPEHHPRSLLSPGPCTRQLEDPLTGAHELPRQVVPMPARAGLPESSDGVFSVSDDEGPCEESPRLQGSQQAPGSPVLVEKGTGAFGDSARGSAGDPRGLGLSHFHCSWPSAQGASKAEASPAIRPDSYKHFVARFKASTCPKGVPYPPARGEQLRLKAVVGYNGNGRENMVWRPDTGFFAYSCGCLVVVEDLHSGSQQHWLGHPEEISTLALSHNAQVLASASVSSSVATSCLICIWNVPEGSCQRLLSHHAAAIQALAFSPDDGLLATLGNYRDCTLALWSTATFTLVACAHLQEPVHGLAFSPGAAGQLTCVGRAALTLCLPRGADPSLQVHREPVPAEVGAGELSSLCFGSPPLLFCGSTAGRVYAWDTATHRCFLTWEADDGEIGVLLCSGARLVSGSITKRLRLWAMGAVPELRLKGSGARSSPMVMEQQLALDGAVVSAAFDESMDMGVVGTSAGTLWYVSWAEGTSTHLVSGHSSRVNEVAFSPSGSHCATASEDGSVRVWTLASMELVLQFQVLDQSCLCLAWSPPICGHPELHRVAAGYSDGTLRVFRIARTEMEIKMHPHRKALTAMAFSSDGHTIISGDKGGLVAVSRPGTGMTVRVLSDHQGAPISAIQSRSKEYGEFGVEGTDLWLAASGDQRVSVWASDWPEDHCELVDWLSFPAPAHLERPGCQPPSLAAFCPWDRGLLACAGLGLREEVLLYSLRQKQVVEKIPLPFFAVSLSLSPGRRLLAVGSADRVLRLVDCATGRARDLAAHADAVHLCRFAPAGPLLITAAADELLVWEAAGLGPTGGRPAHEGCRGPGARDAVGGIVGLPSVQFK, from the exons ATGGCCCGAG TGTGGCAGCACCCGTTCCTGAACGTCTTCAGGCACTTCAAGGTGGACGAGTGGAAGCGGTCCTCCAAGGAGGGCGACGTGGCCGCTGTAATG GACCGGACTCTGAAGAGGAGGGTGTACCGCATTCGGGGCTCCATCTCTGCGGGGAACTACATCCAGCTCCCCAAGACCAGCACCCAGTCCCTGGGGCTAACAGGACGTTACCTATACGTGCTCTTCAGGCCCCTGCCCACCAAGCACTTTGTCATCCACCTGGACGTGTCCACCGAG GACAGCCAAGTCATTCGAGTGTCCTTTTCCAACCTCTTCAAAGAGTTCAAGTCGACAGCCACGTGGCTCCAGTTTCCCTTCATCTGCGAGGCCCAGCTGTCCAGGCCAG ACCTGGGGGCTGCAGCTCCCCCTGGGGTCCGCTGGACCTGCCTGCAGCTCGATTTGCTGGACATCCTGCTCATCTACCTGAACCGGCGCTATGGCCACCTCAAGGGCGTCAGGCTTTGTGCCAATTTGCTGGTCAGAAACCTTTACACCAGTGACCTCAGCTTCAACCCCG CTGTCACCGTCAGTGAGGCTCGACAGGCAAAGCTGGCCATCACCCCCATTCCACGAGAAATGGCATTCCCGGTGCCGAAGGGGAAACGCTGGCATGACCACTATGTCCACGTCCA GTTCCCCAGTGACAGCTTGAAAGCACTTGAGCCTGTCCAGAAGAGCCACGCCCCTCCTGAGGCAG CCTTCCTGCGTCTGGTGGCCGCGAGCAGACCTGTGCAGGGCGGCGCCTCGCCCCAGGTCCAGGTACCCAGCTCAGTGGCT CCCCACTGGGGCCCCACACCACCCAGGCCCCTTTCTGGAGTCAGACGGTCCCGCAAACGGGTGGAGGGCTCCGGTGGAGGCGGCCCCAGTGTCGTgcgggtggggggcaggggcgtGCACGTGGTTTCCCACAGCCCAGCGGCCCTCGAGGACGTCGCTGTCTGCAAG CCTCCTGGCAGGAAGCAGAGCAGACAGAAGGTGGTTCCGAGCAAGACGCCCTCTCCACAGACA GACTCCCTCCCAGATCCGGTCCTAAGACTCAAGAGCGTCATCGGCTTTGGAGGTCACAGCACCAGATGG GCCCTGTGGACCGAGGACGGAGCCACTGTTGTGTACCCGTGCCACGCTGTCATCGTCGCCCTGCACGTTGAGACCAGGGAACAGCGCTTCTTCCTAGGCCACACAGACAAG GTCTCGGCGCTGGCCCTTGATGGGAACAGCTCCCTGCTGGCCTCGGCACAGGGGCCACCCCCAAGTGTGGTGCGGCTGTGGGACTTCCGGGCAGGAGTGtgcctggccctgttccagagccCCGTGCACACCCTCAGCACCCTCAG CTTCTCCCGCAGCGGGATGGTGCTCTGCGGCACTGGCAAGGACGGCCACGGGCGCACG ATGGTGGTGGCGTGGAGCACAGACCGGGCGGGTCGCGGCGGGGAGGTGGCCGTGCTTGGGAAGGCGCACACCGACGCAGACATCCAGGCCTTCCAGGTCGCCTTCTTCGATGAAACCAG GATGGTGTCGTGTGGCCGGAGCAGCGTGCGGCTCTGGCGGCTGCGGGGCACGGGGCTGCGCTCCTGCCCGGTGGATCTGGGGGAGCACCACGCCCTGGACTTCACGGGCCTCGCCTTCATGCAGAGCCAGGATGGCTGCCAGGAGCCCTCGACCCATGTGCT CCTTGTGTGCAGTCGCAGCGGACACATCCTGGAGATCGACTGCCAGCGTCTAGCCGTGCGTCGTGCCCGCCGCCTACTGCCCACCCGGCCCCCTGGCAGGCCCCACCTGCAGAAGCAGCCCTTCACCTCGG GCCCTGGCGTCCCCATCAGCAGTCTCAGTGTGTCCCCAGGCGTGTGTGCTGTGGGCTCCGGGGATGGCTACTTGCGCCTCTGGCCCCTGGACTTCTCCTCAGTGCTCCTGGAAGCAG aGCACGAGGGGCCCGTAAGCTCTGTCCATGTCAGCCCCGATGGCCTGCGGGTGCTGTCCACCACTACCAGGGGTCACCTCGGCTTCCTGGACGTCCTGACTTGTGAGTACAATGTGCTGGTCCGTTCTCACACTGACACCGTGCTGGCCTTCGCCACCGAGCCGAGCAGGAGGCAGCTTGCCACCGTGTCCCGGGACTCGTCCATCCGCGTCTGGGACCTGGCAACCTTGCGGCAG CTGTACGACTTCACGTCCTCCGACGAGGCCCCCTGGGCTGTGGCCTTCCACCCCTCGCAGCCGATCCTCTTCTGCGGCTTTGGTGGCGGCGTGATGCGTGCCTTCAGCCTGGAAGCCCTGGATGTCCTGGTGGAGCACAG GTGTCACCGAGGATCTGTTACTGGTCTGGCTGTCACCCCTGATGGTCGCTTCCTGTTCAGCTGTTGTTCTCAGGGCGGCCTGGCTCAGTACGACTGTACCCACCCCCAGTGCTGCATCCTCCATGCAGCAG GGAACATGGTGAACCAGGAGGCTGGGCCAAGCCCCAGCACCCTTACTGTCAGTGGGGACAGCCGCCTGCTCGCCTTCGTGGGCCCCTCCAAGTACATGGTGACTGCTGTGGACACAGCCTCCCTGGCAGAG CTGTGGCGGGTTAACATCAGCACCCTAGACCCGGCTGGTAGCAGCTTGGGCTCAGCCATGACCATCTGCTTCAGCCCCACACCCACCAGCCACCTGCTGGTGGCCACCTCTGCCAACACAGTCCTGGTGCTGGATGCAGAGTTGGGCCATATCGTCCAGGAG CTGTCTGGCATCCAGCCCACGGCCTCTTCCCTGGCTCTCAGCGAGGGCTCCTGCTTCCTGCTGACGGCTGGCAACTGTGCCATCAAGGTGTGGGACTACCCGGTGCAGGCCGGTTCCGGCTGCCAG gtgTACATTGGCCACTCGGAGCCCGTGCAGGATGTGGCCTTCACCCCTGACCAGCGGCAGGTCCTCAGCGTGGGGGATGCCATCTTCCTCTGGGACGTTTTGGCCATCCCCAAGGGGACACCTGAGGGAAG CATCCACAGCTCAGCTGGAGCGCCCCCGACTGACGAGGCTG CCCCTTGCAGAGCCAGCCCCGTGTCCCTGGGACACACTGAACATGTTGCACCACCCAGCCCTGAGCACCACCCACGGTCTCTTCTGTCGCCAGGGCCATGCACACGACAGCTGGAAGACCCACTCACTGGAGCTCATGAGCTCCCCCGGCAGGTGGTGCCTATGCCAGCCAGGGCTGGGCTCCCTGAGAGCAGTGACG GTGTTTTCTCTGTGTCGGATGACGAGGGCCCATGTGAGGAGAGCCCTAGGCTGCAGGGGTCCCAGCAGGCCCCTGGCTCTCCTGTGCTGGTGGAGAAGGGGACTGGTGCATTTGGAGACAGTGCCAGGGGATCTGCAGGGGACCCCCGGGGGCTTGGTCTTTCTCACTTCCACTGTAGCTGGCCTA GTGCCCAGGGCGCCAGTAAGGCTGAGGCCAGTCCTGCCATTCGCCCCGACTCCTACAAGCACTTTGTGGCACGGTTCAAGGCTTCCACATGCCCCAAG GGTGTTCCCTATCCTCCAGCCAGAGGCGAGCAGCTGCGCCTGAAGGCCGTGGTGGGCTACAACGGGAACGGGCGGGAGAACATGGTGTGGAGGCCAGACACAG GCTTCTTTGCCTACTCGTGTGGCTGCCTGGTCGTGGTGGAGGACCTGCACTCTGGCTCGCAGCAGCACTGGCTCGGCCACCCGGAGGAGATTTCCACGCTGGCACTCAGCCACAATGCCCAG GTCCTCGCCTCAGCTTCTGTCAGCAGCAGTGTGGCCACCAGCTGTCTGATCTGCATCTGGAACGTGCCTGAGGGCTCCTGCCAGAGACTCCTTTCCCACCATGCCGCAGCCATCCAGGCCCTGGCCTTCTCGCCAGATGATGGGCTGCTAGCCACATTGG GGAATTACCGCGACTGCACCCTTGCCCTGTGGAGTACAGCCACCTTCACGCTCGTGGCCTGTGCACACCTGCAGGAGCCGGTGCACGGCCTGGCGTTCAGCCCCGGGGCCGCCGGCCAGCTTACCTGCGTGGGCCGGGCTGCCCTCACCTTGTGCCTCCCGCGAGGTGCCGACCCCAGCCTCCAGGTGCACCGCGAGCCTGTCCCAGCCGAGGTGGGCGCAGGGGAGCTGAGCTCGCTGTGCTTCGGCAGCCCGCCCCTGCTCTTCTGTGGCTCCACTGCTGGCCGGGTCTATGCCTGGGACACGGCCACCCACCGCTGCTTCCTGACCTGGGAGGCGGACGACGGCGAGATCG gggtgCTGCTGTGCTCTGGGGCGCGGCTGGTCAGCGGCAGCATCACGAAGCGGCTGCGCCTGTGGGCCATGGGGGCCGTGCCGGAGCTGAGGCTGAAGGGCTCGGGGGCCAG GTCCAGCCCCATGGTCATGGAGCAGCAGCTGGCCCTGGACGGGGCCGTGGTCAGCGCCGCCTTCGATGAGAGCATGGACATGGGCGTGGTGGGCACCAGTGCAGGCACTCTGTGGTACGTCAGCTGGGCCGAAGGCACCAGCACCCACCTCGTCAGCGGCCACAGCAGCAGG GTGAATGAGGTGGCTTTCAGCCCCAGCGGGTCGCACTGTGCCACGGCCAGCGAGGACGGCAGCGTGCGGGTGTGGACCTTGGCCAGCATGGAGCTGGTGCTCCAGTTTCAGGTGCTGGACCAG AGCTGCCTCTGCCTGGCATGGAGTCCCCCGATCTGTGGGCACCCCGAGCTGCACCGGGTGGCCGCGGGATACAGCGATGGCACCCTGCGCGTCTTCCGCATTGCCCGCACCGAAATGGAGATCAAGATGCACCCGCACCGGAAGGCACTGACTGCCATGGCCTTCTCCAGCGACG GTCACACCATCATCTCTGGAGATAAGGGTGGGCTCGTGGCTGTGAGCCGCCCCGGCACAGGGATGACGGTCCGTGTGCTGAGTGACCACCAGGGCGCCCCAATCTCGGCCATCCAGAGCAGGAGCAAGGAG TATGGAGAGTTTGGGGTGGAGGGTACAGACCTGTGGCTGGCTGCCAGCGGTGACCAGCGGGTCAGCGTTTGGGCCTCGGACTGGCCAGAGGACCACTGTGAGCTGGTGGACTGGCTGAGCTTTCCGGCGCCTGCGCACTTGGAG CGTCCCGGCTGCCAGCCGCCCTCCCTGGCTGCCTTCTGCCCCTGGGACCGGGGCCTGCTGGCGTGCGCGGGCCTGGGCCTGCGGGAGGAAGTGCTGCTCTACAGCCTCCGCCAGAAGCAG GTGGTGGAGAAGATCCCGCTGCCCTTCTTCGCCGTGTCCCTGAGCCTGTCCCCGGGGCGCCGCCTCCTGGCGGTGGGCTCCGCAG ATCGCGTGCTGAGGCTGGTGGACTGCGCGACCGGGAGGGCGCGAGACCTGGCAGCGCACGCCGACGCCGTGCACCTGTGCCGTTTCGCCCCCGCCGGCCCGCTGCTCATCACGGCCGCCGCCGACGAGCTCCTGGTGTGGGAGGCCGCGGGTCTGGGACCCACCGGGGGCCGCCCCGCCCACGAGGGCTGCCGTGGACCTGGGGCGCGGGACGCGGTGGGAGGCATCGTGGGGCTTCCCTCTGTGCAGTTTAAATAA
- the WDR90 gene encoding WD repeat-containing protein 90 isoform X5 produces MARVWQHPFLNVFRHFKVDEWKRSSKEGDVAAVMDRTLKRRVYRIRGSISAGNYIQLPKTSTQSLGLTGRYLYVLFRPLPTKHFVIHLDVSTEDSQVIRVSFSNLFKEFKSTATWLQFPFICEAQLSRPDLGAAAPPGVRWTCLQLDLLDILLIYLNRRYGHLKGVRLCANLLVRNLYTSDLSFNPAVTVSEARQAKLAITPIPREMAFPVPKGKRWHDHYVHVQFPSDSLKALEPVQKSHAPPEAAFLRLVAASRPVQGGASPQVQVPSSVAPPGRKQSRQKVVPSKTPSPQTDSLPDPVLRLKSVIGFGGHSTRWALWTEDGATVVYPCHAVIVALHVETREQRFFLGHTDKVSALALDGNSSLLASAQGPPPSVVRLWDFRAGVCLALFQSPVHTLSTLSFSRSGMVLCGTGKDGHGRTMVVAWSTDRAGRGGEVAVLGKAHTDADIQAFQVAFFDETRMVSCGRSSVRLWRLRGTGLRSCPVDLGEHHALDFTGLAFMQSQDGCQEPSTHVLLVCSRSGHILEIDCQRLAVRRARRLLPTRPPGRPHLQKQPFTSGPGVPISSLSVSPGVCAVGSGDGYLRLWPLDFSSVLLEAEHEGPVSSVHVSPDGLRVLSTTTRGHLGFLDVLTCEYNVLVRSHTDTVLAFATEPSRRQLATVSRDSSIRVWDLATLRQLYDFTSSDEAPWAVAFHPSQPILFCGFGGGVMRAFSLEALDVLVEHRCHRGSVTGLAVTPDGRFLFSCCSQGGLAQYDCTHPQCCILHAAGNMVNQEAGPSPSTLTVSGDSRLLAFVGPSKYMVTAVDTASLAELWRVNISTLDPAGSSLGSAMTICFSPTPTSHLLVATSANTVLVLDAELGHIVQELSGIQPTASSLALSEGSCFLLTAGNCAIKVWDYPVQAGSGCQVYIGHSEPVQDVAFTPDQRQVLSVGDAIFLWDVLAIPKGTPEGSIHSSAGAPPTDEAAPCRASPVSLGHTEHVAPPSPEHHPRSLLSPGPCTRQLEDPLTGAHELPRQVVPMPARAGLPESSDGVFSVSDDEGPCEESPRLQGSQQAPGSPVLVEKGTGAFGDSARGSAGDPRGLGLSHFHCSWPSAQGASKAEASPAIRPDSYKHFVARFKASTCPKGVPYPPARGEQLRLKAVVGYNGNGRENMVWRPDTGFFAYSCGCLVVVEDLHSGSQQHWLGHPEEISTLALSHNAQVLASASVSSSVATSCLICIWNVPEGSCQRLLSHHAAAIQALAFSPDDGLLATLGNYRDCTLALWSTATFTLVACAHLQEPVHGLAFSPGAAGQLTCVGRAALTLCLPRGADPSLQVHREPVPAEVGAGELSSLCFGSPPLLFCGSTAGRVYAWDTATHRCFLTWEADDGEIGVLLCSGARLVSGSITKRLRLWAMGAVPELRLKGSGARSSPMVMEQQLALDGAVVSAAFDESMDMGVVGTSAGTLWYVSWAEGTSTHLVSGHSSRVNEVAFSPSGSHCATASEDGSVRVWTLASMELVLQFQVLDQSCLCLAWSPPICGHPELHRVAAGYSDGTLRVFRIARTEMEIKMHPHRKALTAMAFSSDGHTIISGDKGGLVAVSRPGTGMTVRVLSDHQGAPISAIQSRSKEYGEFGVEGTDLWLAASGDQRVSVWASDWPEDHCELVDWLSFPAPAHLERPGCQPPSLAAFCPWDRGLLACAGLGLREEVLLYSLRQKQVVEKIPLPFFAVSLSLSPGRRLLAVGSADRVLRLVDCATGRARDLAAHADAVHLCRFAPAGPLLITAAADELLVWEAAGLGPTGGRPAHEGCRGPGARDAVGGIVGLPSVQFK; encoded by the exons ATGGCCCGAG TGTGGCAGCACCCGTTCCTGAACGTCTTCAGGCACTTCAAGGTGGACGAGTGGAAGCGGTCCTCCAAGGAGGGCGACGTGGCCGCTGTAATG GACCGGACTCTGAAGAGGAGGGTGTACCGCATTCGGGGCTCCATCTCTGCGGGGAACTACATCCAGCTCCCCAAGACCAGCACCCAGTCCCTGGGGCTAACAGGACGTTACCTATACGTGCTCTTCAGGCCCCTGCCCACCAAGCACTTTGTCATCCACCTGGACGTGTCCACCGAG GACAGCCAAGTCATTCGAGTGTCCTTTTCCAACCTCTTCAAAGAGTTCAAGTCGACAGCCACGTGGCTCCAGTTTCCCTTCATCTGCGAGGCCCAGCTGTCCAGGCCAG ACCTGGGGGCTGCAGCTCCCCCTGGGGTCCGCTGGACCTGCCTGCAGCTCGATTTGCTGGACATCCTGCTCATCTACCTGAACCGGCGCTATGGCCACCTCAAGGGCGTCAGGCTTTGTGCCAATTTGCTGGTCAGAAACCTTTACACCAGTGACCTCAGCTTCAACCCCG CTGTCACCGTCAGTGAGGCTCGACAGGCAAAGCTGGCCATCACCCCCATTCCACGAGAAATGGCATTCCCGGTGCCGAAGGGGAAACGCTGGCATGACCACTATGTCCACGTCCA GTTCCCCAGTGACAGCTTGAAAGCACTTGAGCCTGTCCAGAAGAGCCACGCCCCTCCTGAGGCAG CCTTCCTGCGTCTGGTGGCCGCGAGCAGACCTGTGCAGGGCGGCGCCTCGCCCCAGGTCCAGGTACCCAGCTCAGTGGCT CCTCCTGGCAGGAAGCAGAGCAGACAGAAGGTGGTTCCGAGCAAGACGCCCTCTCCACAGACA GACTCCCTCCCAGATCCGGTCCTAAGACTCAAGAGCGTCATCGGCTTTGGAGGTCACAGCACCAGATGG GCCCTGTGGACCGAGGACGGAGCCACTGTTGTGTACCCGTGCCACGCTGTCATCGTCGCCCTGCACGTTGAGACCAGGGAACAGCGCTTCTTCCTAGGCCACACAGACAAG GTCTCGGCGCTGGCCCTTGATGGGAACAGCTCCCTGCTGGCCTCGGCACAGGGGCCACCCCCAAGTGTGGTGCGGCTGTGGGACTTCCGGGCAGGAGTGtgcctggccctgttccagagccCCGTGCACACCCTCAGCACCCTCAG CTTCTCCCGCAGCGGGATGGTGCTCTGCGGCACTGGCAAGGACGGCCACGGGCGCACG ATGGTGGTGGCGTGGAGCACAGACCGGGCGGGTCGCGGCGGGGAGGTGGCCGTGCTTGGGAAGGCGCACACCGACGCAGACATCCAGGCCTTCCAGGTCGCCTTCTTCGATGAAACCAG GATGGTGTCGTGTGGCCGGAGCAGCGTGCGGCTCTGGCGGCTGCGGGGCACGGGGCTGCGCTCCTGCCCGGTGGATCTGGGGGAGCACCACGCCCTGGACTTCACGGGCCTCGCCTTCATGCAGAGCCAGGATGGCTGCCAGGAGCCCTCGACCCATGTGCT CCTTGTGTGCAGTCGCAGCGGACACATCCTGGAGATCGACTGCCAGCGTCTAGCCGTGCGTCGTGCCCGCCGCCTACTGCCCACCCGGCCCCCTGGCAGGCCCCACCTGCAGAAGCAGCCCTTCACCTCGG GCCCTGGCGTCCCCATCAGCAGTCTCAGTGTGTCCCCAGGCGTGTGTGCTGTGGGCTCCGGGGATGGCTACTTGCGCCTCTGGCCCCTGGACTTCTCCTCAGTGCTCCTGGAAGCAG aGCACGAGGGGCCCGTAAGCTCTGTCCATGTCAGCCCCGATGGCCTGCGGGTGCTGTCCACCACTACCAGGGGTCACCTCGGCTTCCTGGACGTCCTGACTTGTGAGTACAATGTGCTGGTCCGTTCTCACACTGACACCGTGCTGGCCTTCGCCACCGAGCCGAGCAGGAGGCAGCTTGCCACCGTGTCCCGGGACTCGTCCATCCGCGTCTGGGACCTGGCAACCTTGCGGCAG CTGTACGACTTCACGTCCTCCGACGAGGCCCCCTGGGCTGTGGCCTTCCACCCCTCGCAGCCGATCCTCTTCTGCGGCTTTGGTGGCGGCGTGATGCGTGCCTTCAGCCTGGAAGCCCTGGATGTCCTGGTGGAGCACAG GTGTCACCGAGGATCTGTTACTGGTCTGGCTGTCACCCCTGATGGTCGCTTCCTGTTCAGCTGTTGTTCTCAGGGCGGCCTGGCTCAGTACGACTGTACCCACCCCCAGTGCTGCATCCTCCATGCAGCAG GGAACATGGTGAACCAGGAGGCTGGGCCAAGCCCCAGCACCCTTACTGTCAGTGGGGACAGCCGCCTGCTCGCCTTCGTGGGCCCCTCCAAGTACATGGTGACTGCTGTGGACACAGCCTCCCTGGCAGAG CTGTGGCGGGTTAACATCAGCACCCTAGACCCGGCTGGTAGCAGCTTGGGCTCAGCCATGACCATCTGCTTCAGCCCCACACCCACCAGCCACCTGCTGGTGGCCACCTCTGCCAACACAGTCCTGGTGCTGGATGCAGAGTTGGGCCATATCGTCCAGGAG CTGTCTGGCATCCAGCCCACGGCCTCTTCCCTGGCTCTCAGCGAGGGCTCCTGCTTCCTGCTGACGGCTGGCAACTGTGCCATCAAGGTGTGGGACTACCCGGTGCAGGCCGGTTCCGGCTGCCAG gtgTACATTGGCCACTCGGAGCCCGTGCAGGATGTGGCCTTCACCCCTGACCAGCGGCAGGTCCTCAGCGTGGGGGATGCCATCTTCCTCTGGGACGTTTTGGCCATCCCCAAGGGGACACCTGAGGGAAG CATCCACAGCTCAGCTGGAGCGCCCCCGACTGACGAGGCTG CCCCTTGCAGAGCCAGCCCCGTGTCCCTGGGACACACTGAACATGTTGCACCACCCAGCCCTGAGCACCACCCACGGTCTCTTCTGTCGCCAGGGCCATGCACACGACAGCTGGAAGACCCACTCACTGGAGCTCATGAGCTCCCCCGGCAGGTGGTGCCTATGCCAGCCAGGGCTGGGCTCCCTGAGAGCAGTGACG GTGTTTTCTCTGTGTCGGATGACGAGGGCCCATGTGAGGAGAGCCCTAGGCTGCAGGGGTCCCAGCAGGCCCCTGGCTCTCCTGTGCTGGTGGAGAAGGGGACTGGTGCATTTGGAGACAGTGCCAGGGGATCTGCAGGGGACCCCCGGGGGCTTGGTCTTTCTCACTTCCACTGTAGCTGGCCTA GTGCCCAGGGCGCCAGTAAGGCTGAGGCCAGTCCTGCCATTCGCCCCGACTCCTACAAGCACTTTGTGGCACGGTTCAAGGCTTCCACATGCCCCAAG GGTGTTCCCTATCCTCCAGCCAGAGGCGAGCAGCTGCGCCTGAAGGCCGTGGTGGGCTACAACGGGAACGGGCGGGAGAACATGGTGTGGAGGCCAGACACAG GCTTCTTTGCCTACTCGTGTGGCTGCCTGGTCGTGGTGGAGGACCTGCACTCTGGCTCGCAGCAGCACTGGCTCGGCCACCCGGAGGAGATTTCCACGCTGGCACTCAGCCACAATGCCCAG GTCCTCGCCTCAGCTTCTGTCAGCAGCAGTGTGGCCACCAGCTGTCTGATCTGCATCTGGAACGTGCCTGAGGGCTCCTGCCAGAGACTCCTTTCCCACCATGCCGCAGCCATCCAGGCCCTGGCCTTCTCGCCAGATGATGGGCTGCTAGCCACATTGG GGAATTACCGCGACTGCACCCTTGCCCTGTGGAGTACAGCCACCTTCACGCTCGTGGCCTGTGCACACCTGCAGGAGCCGGTGCACGGCCTGGCGTTCAGCCCCGGGGCCGCCGGCCAGCTTACCTGCGTGGGCCGGGCTGCCCTCACCTTGTGCCTCCCGCGAGGTGCCGACCCCAGCCTCCAGGTGCACCGCGAGCCTGTCCCAGCCGAGGTGGGCGCAGGGGAGCTGAGCTCGCTGTGCTTCGGCAGCCCGCCCCTGCTCTTCTGTGGCTCCACTGCTGGCCGGGTCTATGCCTGGGACACGGCCACCCACCGCTGCTTCCTGACCTGGGAGGCGGACGACGGCGAGATCG gggtgCTGCTGTGCTCTGGGGCGCGGCTGGTCAGCGGCAGCATCACGAAGCGGCTGCGCCTGTGGGCCATGGGGGCCGTGCCGGAGCTGAGGCTGAAGGGCTCGGGGGCCAG GTCCAGCCCCATGGTCATGGAGCAGCAGCTGGCCCTGGACGGGGCCGTGGTCAGCGCCGCCTTCGATGAGAGCATGGACATGGGCGTGGTGGGCACCAGTGCAGGCACTCTGTGGTACGTCAGCTGGGCCGAAGGCACCAGCACCCACCTCGTCAGCGGCCACAGCAGCAGG GTGAATGAGGTGGCTTTCAGCCCCAGCGGGTCGCACTGTGCCACGGCCAGCGAGGACGGCAGCGTGCGGGTGTGGACCTTGGCCAGCATGGAGCTGGTGCTCCAGTTTCAGGTGCTGGACCAG AGCTGCCTCTGCCTGGCATGGAGTCCCCCGATCTGTGGGCACCCCGAGCTGCACCGGGTGGCCGCGGGATACAGCGATGGCACCCTGCGCGTCTTCCGCATTGCCCGCACCGAAATGGAGATCAAGATGCACCCGCACCGGAAGGCACTGACTGCCATGGCCTTCTCCAGCGACG GTCACACCATCATCTCTGGAGATAAGGGTGGGCTCGTGGCTGTGAGCCGCCCCGGCACAGGGATGACGGTCCGTGTGCTGAGTGACCACCAGGGCGCCCCAATCTCGGCCATCCAGAGCAGGAGCAAGGAG TATGGAGAGTTTGGGGTGGAGGGTACAGACCTGTGGCTGGCTGCCAGCGGTGACCAGCGGGTCAGCGTTTGGGCCTCGGACTGGCCAGAGGACCACTGTGAGCTGGTGGACTGGCTGAGCTTTCCGGCGCCTGCGCACTTGGAG CGTCCCGGCTGCCAGCCGCCCTCCCTGGCTGCCTTCTGCCCCTGGGACCGGGGCCTGCTGGCGTGCGCGGGCCTGGGCCTGCGGGAGGAAGTGCTGCTCTACAGCCTCCGCCAGAAGCAG GTGGTGGAGAAGATCCCGCTGCCCTTCTTCGCCGTGTCCCTGAGCCTGTCCCCGGGGCGCCGCCTCCTGGCGGTGGGCTCCGCAG ATCGCGTGCTGAGGCTGGTGGACTGCGCGACCGGGAGGGCGCGAGACCTGGCAGCGCACGCCGACGCCGTGCACCTGTGCCGTTTCGCCCCCGCCGGCCCGCTGCTCATCACGGCCGCCGCCGACGAGCTCCTGGTGTGGGAGGCCGCGGGTCTGGGACCCACCGGGGGCCGCCCCGCCCACGAGGGCTGCCGTGGACCTGGGGCGCGGGACGCGGTGGGAGGCATCGTGGGGCTTCCCTCTGTGCAGTTTAAATAA